The genomic DNA AAGTCGGGATCCTCGCCGGCAGAGGCATTCTCGTTGAAGCGCGCTGCGCTGGCAGTGAAGCTGTCTGCCGGCACTTGCATCTTGGTCGCAAGCTCCTTGAAACTGCCTGCCCGGACGGCGATTCCGGCGTCATACCAGGCCTGTGGGATGGGCATGCGCGGGAACAGCTCTGCGGCGAAGAGGTAGCTGTTGCGGTACTGCTGGTCGAAGACGATCCACATGCTTTCCACCGGGGTACCAACATCTTCGAGATGCAGCACGCGTTGGCCGAAGCTCATGTAGTCGGCTGATTCGTTGGCGAATCGCTGACCGTCCTGATTGACGATGAAGGACCCCGGCAGCGATCGCTCAGCCAACATCACCGCAGGGGCCGCTCCCGGCAGCGGCGCTACGGCGGGGAACCACCACGATTGGTCCATCAACGCGATGTCGGCTCCAACATCCTGACCGATCCGAATGGCGTCACCTGTGTTGGATTCCGCACCCAGGCTGAGATTGCTGCCGAGGGATTCGGATTGGAACTTCCAGCGCATGTCCATGTCGTGATCGAAGCCGCCGGCGGCGAGCACAACACCGCGTCGGGCGGTGACGGTGAAGCTCTTTTCTCCGTGCGTGACAACGGCCCCGGTGACTCGGTCACCGTCGGCGACGAGTTGGGTGAGTGACGTATCGAGCCAGATCGGGATCCCGGCGCGAATTGCCCCGGCGAACAATCCGGCGGCCAGTGCCTGACCCCCTGCGGCGTAACGCCTTCCGAGCGCCAGACCGCCAACTCCCTGCGCGAGTCGTTTGACGACGGTGGGCAGTCCCTTGCGTGGCACCCGGCTCATCAAGTTCAACCAGCGGTAGTCAGCACCGGTAGTCGGCATCGGGATCTTGACCTCCATGACCCCGGGCCGCAGGTCAGGTAGGTATTCGCCAAGGATCGCGGTGTTGAGCGGGCGGCATTCGCACGTCCGTCCGGCCGCCGATCCGCCCGGCGCCTCGGGGTGATAGTCGGAGTATTCCTTCGCCCAGAACAGTTTCATCGGCGTGGTGCGGCGCAACATGTCGACCGTCGCCGGCAGGTTGTCCAAATATGCGGCGGAACGT from Mycobacterium sp. DL440 includes the following:
- a CDS encoding 3-ketosteroid-delta-1-dehydrogenase, with protein sequence MTATSHKTIPAGLTVDDAEVDLLIIGSGTGLAAALAAHEQGLSVLVVEKSSYVGGSTARSGGALWLPASPVIEECGGNDPAHRAHTYLDAVVADSAPQERSAAYLDNLPATVDMLRRTTPMKLFWAKEYSDYHPEAPGGSAAGRTCECRPLNTAILGEYLPDLRPGVMEVKIPMPTTGADYRWLNLMSRVPRKGLPTVVKRLAQGVGGLALGRRYAAGGQALAAGLFAGAIRAGIPIWLDTSLTQLVADGDRVTGAVVTHGEKSFTVTARRGVVLAAGGFDHDMDMRWKFQSESLGSNLSLGAESNTGDAIRIGQDVGADIALMDQSWWFPAVAPLPGAAPAVMLAERSLPGSFIVNQDGQRFANESADYMSFGQRVLHLEDVGTPVESMWIVFDQQYRNSYLFAAELFPRMPIPQAWYDAGIAVRAGSFKELATKMQVPADSFTASAARFNENASAGEDPDFDRGRSAYDRYYGDPTITPSPNLRPLVNGPFYAVKMVLSDLGTCGGLRADDHARVLREDGTVIDGLYAIGNTAANAFGSTYPGAGATIAQGLVYGYVAARDAAGK